Genomic window (Candidatus Eremiobacterota bacterium):
GATCCCGGCTTTCGCGCCGAGCTCGCGAATGTGGCGCAGCAGCCGGTGCTGGTGCGGCGTCGCTTCGTAGTGGAACGTGATGACGTCCGCGCCGGCTTCGCGAAACCGGTCGACGTACTTCTCCGGCTCGACGATCATCAGGTGACAGTCGAACGGCAAGAGCGTGAGCTTGCGCAGATCGGTGACGATCTTCATCCCCCAGGTGAAGTTCGGCACGAAGACGCCGTCCATCGAGTCGAGGTGCAGCTCGTCCGCGCCGCCGCTCTCGACCATTCGTATCTGGTCCGCGATGTCGGAAAAATCCGCCGACAACAGCGACGGCGCGAGCTTGATCGCGCGCGCGGGGCTCACGGCTTCGCGTTCTTCCCGGGCGTCGCCGCCGGACCGGGCGAAGGAATCCAGCGCGCGGGCTCGCGGCCGATCTGCGTTTGGTTCAGCAGCTCGTTGTTGACGTAGGTGTCGAGCTCGGCGCTGCCGACCGCGGTCACGTTGAAGTCCAGCTTCTGCCCGCCCTGCGCGAAGCCGTCGTAGACGTTCCACGTCCCGGTGTCGTCGCGCACCTCGATCCGCACCCGGGCCGCGTCGTCGCGCGCCGGAACGGTCGCCGTCGCGTGGACTTGCCGGATCAGATAGCCGTACTCGCCGGGTCCGGCGCTCACTTGCAGCGAGACCTCTTCGAACGGATCGATCGTCGCGCCCGGCCCGGGGTTCTGGCGCACGACGACGCCGCGCGAAGGGCCTGCGGTCCCGAACGGCGTCCACACGACTTGTCCGAGCTTGATGCGGTCGCGCTGCGCCGCGGCGCGCGCTTCGTCCACCGACATCCCGGTGAAGTTCGGCACCTTCACCCCGCTCGGCGGCCCTTTGCTGAGCGTGAGCGAGATCTTCGAGCCTTGCCGGACGCTCGAGAGCGGACCGGGGTCTTGCGCGACGAC
Coding sequences:
- a CDS encoding PASTA domain-containing protein; its protein translation is MQLESAESAPVARRRRRRFRWLLDRDWVFALSLALAVGVLVWFGRSIKEFFAPTASTVYVPQFSGQTQADANVECGRLRLRCVVIATQPSDRYPKDVVMSQQPPSGARVREGRQVSLIVSSGVTIFPMPDLRFESLRNAGLDLNRFKLQLDKTTYVVNDDVPRDHVVAQDPGPLSSVRQGSKISLTLSKGPPSGVKVPNFTGMSVDEARAAAQRDRIKLGQVVWTPFGTAGPSRGVVVRQNPGPGATIDPFEEVSLQVSAGPGEYGYLIRQVHATATVPARDDAARVRIEVRDDTGTWNVYDGFAQGGQKLDFNVTAVGSAELDTYVNNELLNQTQIGREPARWIPSPGPAATPGKNAKP